One stretch of Maylandia zebra isolate NMK-2024a linkage group LG13, Mzebra_GT3a, whole genome shotgun sequence DNA includes these proteins:
- the prkn gene encoding E3 ubiquitin-protein ligase parkin isoform X1, which yields MIVFVRFNLGPGVPVELQEEASVAQLKEVVGSQQGVRPERLKVLFAGRELQSTATLQGCDLPEQSTVHVVLPPSGASFQRLMQEHRAEDREEEQEQGSLTRLDLSSSRLPANSEGGEGRAEGESLKEVQAGAHSSVRTCSTFFVFCKSCRSIEPGKLRARCRRCKQTALTLSRGPSCWDDVLLSGRIHGICQSEDCQGNEAEFYMKCASHPTSDDDLSVALDLIMTNTRGVPCIACTDVMYSAHTHTRTHTHTPPITHQPGVIPPLLPLRGVVLVFQCSERHVICLDCFQRYCQTRLNDRQFVYHPVIGYSLPCAVGCDDSLIKEVHHFRILGDEQYGRYLQYGAEECLLTTGGMMCPSPGCGAGLLPPDGRRKLECDCRLGCGFVFCRLCRGEYHEGACQAVTAPPTGEAAQGFVVGEEASLMGRWEPASLLVIAESTRPCPTCSVPVERNGGCMHMHCPLCKAEWCWLCGVPWNRECMGNHWFS from the exons TGTTTGTGCGCTTTAACCTGGGCCCTGGCGTCCCGGTGGAGTTGCAGGAGGAGGCGAGCGTGGCTCAGCTGAAGGAGGTGGTGGGGAGTCAGCAGGGGGTGCGGCCGGAGCGCCTCAAGGTGCTGTTTGCAGGCCGGGAGCTGCAGAGCACCGCCACACTGCAG GGCTGCGACCTCCCAGAGCAGAGCACCGTCCACGTCGTCCTCCCTCCTTCAGGCGCCTCCTTTCAGCGGCTCATGCAGGAGCACCGagctgaggacagagaggaggagcaggagcaggGCTCTTTGACCAGGCTGGACCTCAGCTCTTCTCGACTCCCTGCCAACAGTGAGGGAGGAGAGGGCAGAGCAGAGGGGGAGAGTCTGAAGGAGGTGCAGGCTGGAGCTCACAGCA GTGTGCGTACCTGCAGTACCTTCTTCGTGTTCTGTAAGAGCTGCCGCTCCATCGAGCCAGGAAAACTGCGAGCGCGCTGCCGACGCTGCAAACAGACGGCGCTGACGCTCAGCAGG GGTCCGTCCTGCTGGGACGACGTGCTCCTTTCCGGTCGCATCCATGGCATCTGTCAGTCAGAGGATTGTCAAGGCAACGAAGCG GAGTTTTACATGAAGTGTGCGTCTCACCCGACGTCAGATGATGACCTTTCCGTGGCCCTCGACCTCATCATGACCAACACCAGAGGCGTGCCCTGTATCGCCTGCACCGATGTCATgtacagcgcacacacacacacacggacacacacacacacaccacccatCACCCATCAGCCAGGTGTAATCCCACCCCTTCTGCCTCTCAGGGGCGTGGTCCTGGTCTTCCAATGCTCGGAGCGTCATGTGATCTGTCTCGACTGTTTCCAGCGTTATTGCCAGACGCGCCTGAATGACCGGCAGTTTGTGTACCATCCTGTGATTGGCTACTCGCTGCCGTGTGCAG TCGGCTGCGACGACTCTCTGATTAAAGAAGTTCATCATTTCAGGATCCTGGGAGATGAGCAG TATGGGCGCTACCTGCAGTATGGCGCTGAGGAGTGTCTGCTCACCACTGGAGGAATGATGTGTCCATCACCTGGCTGTGGGGCGGGGCTTCTCCCACCTGATGGCAGAAGGAAGTTGGAGTGTGACTGCCGGCTTGGCTGCGGCTTTGTCTTCTGCAGACTCTGCAGGGGGGAGTACCATGAGGGGGCGTGTCAGGCAGTGACAGCCCCGCCCACAGGGGAAGCAGCACAG ggCTTCGTGGTCGGGGAGGAGGCGTCGCTCATGGGGAGATGGGAGCCAGCGTCTCTGCTCGTCATCGCCGAGTCGACCCGGCCCTGCCCAACGTGTTCGGTTCCCGTGGAGAGAAATG GCGGCTGCATGCACATGCACTGCCCGCTGTGCAAGGCCGAGTGGTGCTGGCTCTGTGGAGTCCCCTGGAACAGAGAGTGTATGGGAAACCACTGGTTCAGTTAA
- the prkn gene encoding E3 ubiquitin-protein ligase parkin isoform X2, whose amino-acid sequence MIVFVRFNLGPGVPVELQEEASVAQLKEVVGSQQGVRPERLKVLFAGRELQSTATLQGCDLPEQSTVHVVLPPSGASFQRLMQEHRAEDREEEQEQGSLTRLDLSSSRLPANSEGGEGRAEGESLKEVQAGAHSSVRTCSTFFVFCKSCRSIEPGKLRARCRRCKQTALTLSRGPSCWDDVLLSGRIHGICQSEDCQGNEAEFYMKCASHPTSDDDLSVALDLIMTNTRGVPCIACTDVMGVVLVFQCSERHVICLDCFQRYCQTRLNDRQFVYHPVIGYSLPCAVGCDDSLIKEVHHFRILGDEQYGRYLQYGAEECLLTTGGMMCPSPGCGAGLLPPDGRRKLECDCRLGCGFVFCRLCRGEYHEGACQAVTAPPTGEAAQGFVVGEEASLMGRWEPASLLVIAESTRPCPTCSVPVERNGGCMHMHCPLCKAEWCWLCGVPWNRECMGNHWFS is encoded by the exons TGTTTGTGCGCTTTAACCTGGGCCCTGGCGTCCCGGTGGAGTTGCAGGAGGAGGCGAGCGTGGCTCAGCTGAAGGAGGTGGTGGGGAGTCAGCAGGGGGTGCGGCCGGAGCGCCTCAAGGTGCTGTTTGCAGGCCGGGAGCTGCAGAGCACCGCCACACTGCAG GGCTGCGACCTCCCAGAGCAGAGCACCGTCCACGTCGTCCTCCCTCCTTCAGGCGCCTCCTTTCAGCGGCTCATGCAGGAGCACCGagctgaggacagagaggaggagcaggagcaggGCTCTTTGACCAGGCTGGACCTCAGCTCTTCTCGACTCCCTGCCAACAGTGAGGGAGGAGAGGGCAGAGCAGAGGGGGAGAGTCTGAAGGAGGTGCAGGCTGGAGCTCACAGCA GTGTGCGTACCTGCAGTACCTTCTTCGTGTTCTGTAAGAGCTGCCGCTCCATCGAGCCAGGAAAACTGCGAGCGCGCTGCCGACGCTGCAAACAGACGGCGCTGACGCTCAGCAGG GGTCCGTCCTGCTGGGACGACGTGCTCCTTTCCGGTCGCATCCATGGCATCTGTCAGTCAGAGGATTGTCAAGGCAACGAAGCG GAGTTTTACATGAAGTGTGCGTCTCACCCGACGTCAGATGATGACCTTTCCGTGGCCCTCGACCTCATCATGACCAACACCAGAGGCGTGCCCTGTATCGCCTGCACCGATGTCAT GGGCGTGGTCCTGGTCTTCCAATGCTCGGAGCGTCATGTGATCTGTCTCGACTGTTTCCAGCGTTATTGCCAGACGCGCCTGAATGACCGGCAGTTTGTGTACCATCCTGTGATTGGCTACTCGCTGCCGTGTGCAG TCGGCTGCGACGACTCTCTGATTAAAGAAGTTCATCATTTCAGGATCCTGGGAGATGAGCAG TATGGGCGCTACCTGCAGTATGGCGCTGAGGAGTGTCTGCTCACCACTGGAGGAATGATGTGTCCATCACCTGGCTGTGGGGCGGGGCTTCTCCCACCTGATGGCAGAAGGAAGTTGGAGTGTGACTGCCGGCTTGGCTGCGGCTTTGTCTTCTGCAGACTCTGCAGGGGGGAGTACCATGAGGGGGCGTGTCAGGCAGTGACAGCCCCGCCCACAGGGGAAGCAGCACAG ggCTTCGTGGTCGGGGAGGAGGCGTCGCTCATGGGGAGATGGGAGCCAGCGTCTCTGCTCGTCATCGCCGAGTCGACCCGGCCCTGCCCAACGTGTTCGGTTCCCGTGGAGAGAAATG GCGGCTGCATGCACATGCACTGCCCGCTGTGCAAGGCCGAGTGGTGCTGGCTCTGTGGAGTCCCCTGGAACAGAGAGTGTATGGGAAACCACTGGTTCAGTTAA
- the LOC106676516 gene encoding uncharacterized protein LOC106676516 produces MAFWVLIEPCIYKMIRVSRAKSAANRNEEVLTPARTSTRQLLQPIDEFFLFLVFLSVGLKERDLAHRFNIHQSTVSRIIATWTNFLATALGSQCIWLTREGVQAYLPEEFKDFSDTQMILDCTELRCQTPSSPLLQSEMYSSYKSHCMMKGLVGIAPHGPVTFISNLYAGSVSDKELFKQSGIAEKLTEDMAVMVDKGFLITDCCKCKVYCPPFLSKQKQMPAYQVKETQAIARLRVHVERVIRRIKQNKLFDSIITMSHVYNINQLFAVACMLSNYQNTALVKKWVKALISILCDLQQL; encoded by the exons ATGGCATTCTGGGTTTTGATTGAGCCTTGCATCTATAAAATGATCCGGGTTTCAAGAGCCAAGTCAGCTGCCAATCGGAACGAAGAAGTGTTGACACCTGCACGCACATCAACA AGGCAGCTGCTACAGCCAATTGAcgagttttttcttttcctggttTTCCTGTCAGTTGGTTTGAAGGAGAGGGACCTGGCACACCGCTTTAACATACACCAGTCCACAGTGAGCCGCATTATTGCAACATGGACAAATTTTCTTGCCACTGCACTGGGGTCTCAATGCATCTGGCTTACACGTGAAGGAGTGCAAGCTTACCTCCCTGAGGAATTCAAAGATTTCTCAGACACCCAGATGATCCTTGACTGTACAGAGCTGAGGTGTCAGACACCATCCTCACCACTTCTCCAAAGTGAAATGTACTCTTCGTACAAATCCCACTGTATGATGAAAGGATTGGTTGGCATAGCTCCACATGGTCCAGTGACATTCATCTCTAATCTGTATGCTGGTTCGGTTAGTGACAAGGAACTATTCAAACAATCAGGCATTGCTGAGAAGTTGACTGAAGACATGGCAGTGATGGTAGATAAGGGCTTCCTAATCACTGATTGTTGTAAATGCAAAGTGTACTGCCCACCTTTTCTATCTAAGCAGAAGCAGATGCCAGCATACCAGGTTAAGGAGACGCAGGCCATAGCCAGACTCAGGGTACATGTGGAGCGAGTCATtaggaggatcaaacagaacaaACTTTTTGATAGCATCATTACCATGTCACATGTTTATAATATCAACCAACTGTTTGCAGTGGCATGTATGCTGTCAAATTACCAGAACACAGCATTAGTTAAAAAATGggttaaggctctgatatctattctgtgtgacttacagcagttatga